In a single window of the Aridibaculum aurantiacum genome:
- a CDS encoding glycoside hydrolase family 88/105 protein, with protein MNKHRFIIQSSKLTCITLVYTLLIFSSCTSSRNQKAVAQGEKWSQQMVESHGLKDFYTNKVHHEQLATTGWDYVTGLIAFSVLKAWEQYPDKMEYYNAVKAFADKSTSQDGSQIVHSGGKSALGPSNIDDLAAGRIFLTLYTEELKKGNTKDAERYKNALTLIRNKLKHDHARIKEGLPGAGGFWHKAQYPNQMWLDGLYMGAPVYALWQTAFGAGNNAEHQQSWTDIAHQFKILHKHTYDAAKQLNYHAWSATPNDPNSFWANKNEPFTGASKEFWGRGMGWYFAALVDVLELMPKDHPDYAAIHKIFNEVAAGLKRWQDKQSGVWYQLLQYDSTMRGDGTGDVVNGKTYNACTMANYLEASCSSIFTYAYLKGMRLGLLDKRTYRQTAEKAYEGLLKNFARKEGSSVDIIQVCASAGLGPASNPARTGTVNYYLCGPDVTVVKNEGKAIGTFILASVEYERYLSGK; from the coding sequence ATGAATAAACACCGCTTCATAATTCAGTCGTCAAAGCTTACCTGCATCACCCTAGTATATACGCTGCTCATCTTTAGCAGTTGCACTTCTTCCCGTAACCAAAAGGCAGTTGCGCAAGGGGAAAAATGGTCGCAGCAAATGGTAGAGTCGCATGGACTGAAAGACTTTTATACCAATAAAGTTCATCACGAACAATTGGCAACTACCGGCTGGGATTACGTGACAGGACTGATAGCTTTTTCGGTGCTGAAAGCGTGGGAGCAGTACCCTGACAAAATGGAATATTACAATGCAGTGAAAGCATTTGCTGATAAAAGTACCAGCCAGGACGGTTCTCAAATTGTTCATTCAGGTGGGAAGTCAGCATTAGGGCCAAGTAATATCGATGATCTCGCTGCCGGCAGAATTTTCTTAACGCTGTATACGGAGGAACTGAAAAAAGGCAATACAAAAGATGCAGAGCGTTATAAAAATGCGCTGACACTCATCCGCAACAAACTGAAACATGATCATGCACGAATAAAAGAAGGATTACCCGGCGCTGGCGGATTTTGGCACAAAGCGCAGTATCCAAACCAGATGTGGCTGGATGGCTTGTACATGGGGGCGCCAGTATATGCACTATGGCAAACTGCATTTGGTGCAGGTAATAACGCAGAACACCAGCAGAGCTGGACAGATATTGCGCATCAATTTAAGATACTGCATAAGCATACCTATGACGCCGCCAAACAACTGAACTATCATGCATGGTCTGCTACACCCAACGATCCTAATTCGTTCTGGGCAAATAAAAACGAACCATTTACCGGCGCAAGCAAAGAGTTCTGGGGACGTGGAATGGGCTGGTATTTTGCAGCCCTTGTAGATGTGCTGGAACTGATGCCAAAGGATCATCCTGATTATGCAGCCATTCACAAAATATTTAATGAAGTAGCTGCTGGCTTAAAGAGATGGCAGGACAAACAATCGGGTGTTTGGTACCAATTGCTGCAATACGACTCCACCATGCGCGGCGATGGCACAGGCGACGTTGTAAACGGTAAGACCTACAATGCATGCACGATGGCAAATTACCTGGAGGCATCGTGCTCATCCATCTTTACCTATGCATACTTAAAAGGGATGCGCCTGGGCCTGCTGGACAAACGCACCTACAGGCAAACAGCTGAAAAAGCCTACGAAGGTTTACTTAAGAACTTTGCACGCAAAGAAGGCAGCAGCGTTGACATCATTCAAGTATGTGCATCTGCAGGTTTAGGACCAGCCAGCAATCCTGCACGTACGGGTACAGTCAACTACTACCTGTGCGGACCAGATGTTACCGTTGTAAAAAATGAAGGCAAGGCAATAGGTACATTCATTCTTGCATCGGTGGAGTATGAGCGGTATTTGTCAGGTAAATAA
- a CDS encoding pectate lyase family protein has translation MFKPLRNKVFLALSLLFSASIYIPVQAQQIAFPGAEGFGKYASGGRGGKVVEVTNLNDDGEGSFRHALQQHPDDPITVVFRTSGLIDLKTPLVIRRSNVTIAGQTAPGDGICLKGNSFIISGAGKGGNKGNIIVRYIRSRPGGTDKKGLYGFDMENCHNVIIDHCSFSWANEEVAAMYDTKNTTVQWSIVSEGLYEAGHQKGHRSYGGVWGGQYASYHHNLLTNLNSRAVRFNGSRAHDTVALIDYRNNIIYNWGSANAPYGGDMKIKGGVSQVNMVNNYYIPGPATAITLKFMQALHAGDASTGTGEWYLSGNIMEGDKALTKDNYKGLDLSKIPEQDRSKAIAKSPFAVTAAIADQSAKDAYKAVLANAGATFPKRDAVDERVVNETKTKTAKGMGVFGKPGIIDSPEAVGGWPVYKTAAAPVDTDHDGMPDEWEKKNKLDPNNPEDRNNVGPDGYTMLEKYLNSLVTK, from the coding sequence ATGTTTAAACCTCTTCGAAACAAAGTTTTTTTAGCGCTATCCTTACTATTCAGTGCATCTATATATATACCTGTGCAGGCACAGCAAATTGCTTTTCCCGGCGCCGAAGGATTTGGTAAATATGCATCAGGTGGTCGTGGAGGTAAAGTGGTAGAAGTAACCAATCTTAATGATGATGGTGAAGGAAGTTTTCGTCATGCGCTTCAGCAGCATCCAGATGATCCGATCACTGTTGTTTTCCGCACTTCTGGTTTGATCGATCTGAAAACGCCTCTTGTTATTCGCAGGTCAAATGTTACCATAGCTGGTCAGACAGCACCAGGTGATGGGATCTGTTTAAAAGGAAATTCTTTTATCATAAGTGGCGCCGGTAAAGGCGGTAATAAAGGGAACATTATAGTAAGGTATATCAGGTCAAGGCCAGGCGGCACCGACAAAAAAGGCTTGTATGGTTTTGATATGGAGAACTGCCATAATGTAATTATCGATCATTGCTCATTTAGCTGGGCCAACGAAGAGGTTGCTGCTATGTACGATACCAAGAATACTACCGTTCAATGGAGCATTGTAAGTGAAGGATTGTACGAGGCGGGACACCAGAAAGGTCACAGGTCGTACGGTGGTGTTTGGGGCGGACAATATGCTAGTTACCATCACAACCTGCTTACAAATCTTAACAGCCGGGCAGTTCGCTTCAATGGTTCACGTGCACATGATACGGTTGCTCTAATTGACTATAGAAATAACATTATCTACAACTGGGGTAGCGCCAATGCACCATATGGTGGCGATATGAAGATCAAGGGCGGTGTGTCACAGGTAAACATGGTCAACAACTACTACATCCCAGGACCTGCTACTGCCATTACCTTGAAGTTTATGCAGGCACTACATGCAGGCGATGCATCAACCGGTACTGGTGAATGGTATTTATCAGGCAACATCATGGAAGGTGATAAAGCATTGACCAAAGACAATTACAAAGGACTGGATCTTTCAAAAATACCAGAGCAGGATAGAAGTAAAGCAATAGCTAAATCTCCTTTCGCTGTAACCGCCGCCATCGCAGATCAATCAGCAAAAGATGCTTACAAAGCAGTCTTAGCAAATGCTGGTGCTACTTTTCCTAAACGTGATGCTGTAGATGAAAGAGTGGTGAATGAAACAAAAACCAAAACAGCAAAAGGCATGGGTGTATTTGGCAAGCCAGGTATCATTGATAGCCCCGAAGCTGTAGGCGGATGGCCTGTTTACAAAACTGCTGCGGCTCCGGTAGATACCGATCATGACGGTATGCCTGATGAATGGGAGAAGAAGAATAAACTAGATCCTAACAACCCTGAAGACAGGAACAATGTAGGACCTGATGGATATACAATGCTTGAGAAATACCTGAATAGTCTCGTAACCAAGTAG